The Gadus chalcogrammus isolate NIFS_2021 chromosome 10, NIFS_Gcha_1.0, whole genome shotgun sequence genome contains a region encoding:
- the LOC130390876 gene encoding uncharacterized protein LOC130390876, protein MMPWEMMAVKEVLLWCFLGALLVSGVGSLCVPSQCLDCEKTTKVPALNESSEVCDVCANNTCFSVLKLYVMGSHQSYSLTPDATAHLNPSSEYSVNEGDNLILHCCHNLPLVDLFEWLLDGEVLECSNVSKVTLKAFSTDKGAYRCRVRSPCGNFTSEEQQLDVEDGSVLLVVLCGSCAVVLVLGMGASMKYKQKKEQAAQKRRQEERAKALQMTSSMTPRNS, encoded by the exons GCTCTGCTCGTGT CGGGGGTTGGATCGTTGTGTGTTCCCTCTCAGTGTCTTGAttgtgaaaaaacaacaaaggttCCAGCACTGAACGAATCCTCAG AGGTTTGCGATGTCTGCGCAAATAACACATGCTTTTCTG TCCTCAAACTTTATGTTATGGGCTCACACCAGTCGTACTCCCTAACACCAGATGCCACGGCCCATCTGAACCCCAGCTCTGAATATTCCGTGAATGAGGGAGACAACCTCATCCTGCACTGCTGCCACAACCTGCCGCTAGTGGACCTGTTTGAGTGGCTGCTAGACGGTGAAGTGCTCGAATGCTCGAATGTCAGCAAAGTCACACTGAAGGCGTTCAGCACGGACAAGGGAGCCTACCGATGCAGGGTCCGAAGTCCCTGTGGCAACTTCACCTCCGAGGAACAGCAGCTGGATGTTGAAG acgGCAGTGTGCTCTTGGTGGTACTGTGTGGTTCCTGTGCCGTGGTGTTGGTGCTGGGGATGGGAGCCTCCATGAAGTACAAGCAGAAGAAAGAGCAAG CTGCTCAAAAGAGGCGACAGGAGGAGCGCGCCAAGGCGCTCCAGATGACCTCAAGCATGACTCCGAGAAATAGCTGA